One Nicotiana tomentosiformis chromosome 4, ASM39032v3, whole genome shotgun sequence genomic window carries:
- the LOC104104556 gene encoding zinc finger AN1 and C2H2 domain-containing stress-associated protein 13-like, translating into MGTPAFPNLGKHCSVEDCRLIDFLPFTCDCCHKVFCLEHRSYNRHDCPTANKNNVTVVICPLCVKGVRLIPDEDPNITWGSHVNTECDPSNYEKATKKKKCPVPRCRELLTFSNTIKCRDCTVDHCLKHRFGPDHSCPGPKKPEAAFPFMNFLNGNKEEPKKAQSTSSSRWTTSLFKVVSSVKEKLSSEFSQTQQTGQSSRITSHSANTSSQVEQCPQCHLRFSTVKALIDHVQKIHEKNGVMNLAVDVCPRCSKGFRDPVALVEHVEREHKGTSKA; encoded by the exons ATGGGAACGCCGGCATTCCCAAATCTGGGAAAGCATTGCTCTGTTGAGGATTGCCGGCTGATTGATTTCTTGCCTTTCACCTGCGATTGCTGTCACAAG GTGTTTTGTCTAGAACATCGGAGCTATAATAGACACGACTGTCCAACAGCTAATAAGAATAATGTCACGGTGGTCATTTGCCCGCTCTGTGTAAAAGGCGTACGTCTTATTCCTGATGAAGACCCAAACATAACTTGGGGATCACATGTGAACACCGAGTGTGATCCATCAAACTACGAAAAAGccacaaagaaaaagaaatgtcCTGTACCGCGCTGCAGAGAGCTCTTGACTTTCTCCAACACAATCAAATGTAGGGATTGTACTGTTGATCATTGTTTGAAGCACCGGTTTGGACCTGACCACAGCTGCCCCGGACCTAAGAAACCAGAAGCTGCTTTCCCGTTCATGAACTTTCTGAATGGAAATAAAGAAGAGCCCAAGAAAGCTCAGTCCACGTCGTCCTCAAGATGGACCACGAGCCTCTTCAAGGTAGTGTCATCTGTAAAGGAAAAGCTGAGCAGTGAATTTAGTCAAACACAACAGACGGGGCAAAGCAGCCGTATCACCAGCCACAGCGCGAACACCAGCAGTCAAGTAGAGCAATGCCCACAATGTCATCTAAGATTTTCTACGGTCAAAGCTCTCATCGATCACGTTCAGAAAATCCACGAGAAGAATGGTGTCATGAACTTGGCAGTCGATGTGTGCCCGAGGTGTAGTAAAGGTTTTCGAGATCCTGTGGCCCTTGTGGAACATGTTGAAAGGGAACATAAAGGAACTTCTAAGGCTTAA